The DNA region ATAAGCGCTCATCTGTTGCAACATCACAACTCctgccacctccccccatcccagctctccaacctcgccccctccacctcccccaacacatccaacaacctcgccttcaccccttccctctgACTATACTCTCCCAAAAACCTTTCGACTCTCCCCAGCgtcccctcatcatccctaATCACCAACGCCGCAGCATCATACCCCCCCGCGCCAGGAACCAcactccccaccaccccttccagcccctccagctcgtccagcAACTTGGTCTGACTGTCCGGCTCGATCTCGGCCCCgctctccacccccatcctcttcatcaacctcctcacctcccccattgCCCTTTTTATCGCCTGCTCATCCCCGACTTTGAGCGCCCCAGCCAaaaccttcacctccccctccaactcggcaAACAACCCATCCGCCTCGGCCTtgttcccttccctccaaGCGTTGACCAGCTTCACCATGCTGACCGTTGCCGTCCCCCCCGTGACATCCACCATTCTGATCTTCAGCCCCTCGGCAAGATCAGTCTCCTCTTTGCTGATTTCTTGATCCCAGTCGGGGGAATTGACCGTCTCCACGACGGCTCTCCCGAACCCTCTCGTCcctggaggtgggagggcggataagagggagggggaaaaccGGCGGTAGACGCAGCTGCCGTAGACGGCGCTGGCGACGTCGAACCCGGAGCCGATTTTCCCCTGGGCGGCGCAGTGGGCTGcttgggagaggttgtgAAGGGTGCGCCGGcctgagggggtggagaggtcgAAAAGGGAACGGGGGAGGTAGTGGGAGAGCAAGCAGCCGGTTAGGGAGGTTAccagggcggcggaggagccGAGGCCGGTTTTGTTGGCTTTGGAGATTGTTTGCCCGAGGTGGCGGAAGCGACgctggggggtggaaggggaggtggtggtggtggtggagtaATAGTCGTTgtcggcgaggatggtgaatTTGGCGgggtggatggaggagagggtttgcttggcggggagggagacgaTGTAGGAGAGGACGTAGTTGAGGGTTGTTTCGACGAAATGGTTGGGTTTGAAGGGTTTGGTGCCGCTGGGGGAGGTGTTAGTGATGAGGTGTGacaaaaaaaaggggggggggagaacaCACGGGTCGAGCTGGGTGACTTTTACACCGCCGTGACCTTCCACAGGGGTGTAGCCGTACACCCAGGAGTCATCGTCAAACTGCGGACTTTCGACGACAATCTCGGTGAGATGAACGCCCTGGGTGGGCTGGATGGGGTGAGAGACGACGTTGATGCGGGCGCTGAGGCCAAAGACGAGGCCGGAGTAGTCCCTGTCAAGGACAATGTAGCCGCCTGCGAGAAGAACCTTGCCGGGGGCGGAGACAACAGATGAGTTCTTGTGTTCGGGCATTTTGAATGTGAGTGAGAGAGGAAGAATCTCACGATAGCTTCAAGTGTGAGTTTGTTGACGAGTGCAAGGGTGAGCTCTCATGGAGGTTGAATGAGAGCCCCTGAatgatggaggggtaggTTCAGGCAGGGGCCCACTTATGCGAGCTGTTGTGGGGCACAACCCTGAGGTTTGACTTTTGTCTTTGTTTTGGAAAGAAATCGTGCGCTTTAACCCTGACTTCCAAGTtcggccttgacggccacaAAGAACACAGAATTTGTCACCGACGGTGCCGCTTGATTACACAGACCTAATGATGTATTGGGGGAAACAAATCTCAAGGTGTTCATCTGAACCAGCTTCACGTTTCAACAGAGTACCCTCGCAACCCGACAGCCTGGGCACAAGTTTATGCCTTCCGCCTTGTGAAGTTCTCAAAAgtaagaagaaaaaaaaaagccaaagcaCGTAGTTCACGTAAGGTACCTTGGTCTATAAGAGACACGTCAAGTTTTCGAACATATTATGCTTCTGAAAAACATGTTCAAGATGTCACTGGTAGGCATTTTGTCTGCAATGTGAGTTTCGACATGTTGTCATGTCTTGTCTTATACATCTCTTGTCCTATACATCTCTTGTCCTATACATCTCTTGGCCACACGTTGAACAAGTTCTAAAAAACCAGAGCCCACAGTTTATCAAACATTTGAATAAGAGCTATGAGACTTCCAAACGTTGTGACTTGAACCCCATTTTGACTGAACATTATCCCCTTTAGCGAGCTTGAACCCTCAAGTAAGAAAGATAGCGGTGGCGATCATAGATGGCAGGTGCTGCAGTGTGATTCATGACTACCTACCTGGTAGATGCAATTGTGCACTATACATAATCAATTAGGAAATGCGATCCAGGATTGGCCGCGGCCCGTACTCGGTGGCCGAGGATGCTCGGTGATAAGGCAGGTCGGGAACAAGCCGGGACGGAGCTGCGGCGGGTCAAGGGCTCAGCAAACGGCGGGCCGGGCACTTTTGGCATGGCAGTCCAATCATTGGCTCTGGATTTGGTTGCTCTTCATGCACATGTGACTGTTTGCTGGCTTTCCTTGGATTCCCTGATATTATCAGATGCAACGCATCCTGTTTTCGATCGTCGATCAGAGATTGATTGAGCTATTCCAGCTGGATATCGTGCACTGCCATCTCACGCACTCGTATCCTCTTCGATGTGGCATACCCCGTTGAATGACTGCAATCGTGTCTCAACCGATGCCAAATGCTAGATAGAGACAGTTCGAACCGTAAAGAACGATTGATAACAGTGAAGAGTGGATTGCCAAAGCCGGAGCACCGTCAAAAGAAAGCACTGCTTTTTTGTGTGGACGCTAAAGTTTTCGAGAAATGTCTCAACCCATGTAACGGTAACGTTCAAAACGCCCAAAGTGGTCAAGTGCTGTTCCTGCAGCTGTCGGGGTTTGGAGCGGTGCGAGCTCCGAGGGCTCGGCACTGTTAGCGATTGGGCGGGACCACCGGTATTTGACT from Podospora pseudocomata strain CBS 415.72m chromosome 3, whole genome shotgun sequence includes:
- the ERG8 gene encoding phosphomevalonate kinase (EggNog:ENOG503NV7P; COG:I); its protein translation is MPEHKNSSVVSAPGKVLLAGGYIVLDRDYSGLVFGLSARINVVSHPIQPTQGVHLTEIVVESPQFDDDSWVYGYTPVEGHGGVKVTQLDPGTKPFKPNHFVETTLNYVLSYIVSLPAKQTLSSIHPAKFTILADNDYYSTTTTTSPSTPQRRFRHLGQTISKANKTGLGSSAALVTSLTGCLLSHYLPRSLFDLSTPSGRRTLHNLSQAAHCAAQGKIGSGFDVASAVYGSCVYRRFSPSLLSALPPPGTRGFGRAVVETVNSPDWDQEISKEETDLAEGLKIRMVDVTGGTATVSMVKLVNAWREGNKAEADGLFAELEGEVKVLAGALKVGDEQAIKRAMGEVRRLMKRMGVESGAEIEPDSQTKLLDELEGLEGVVGSVVPGAGGYDAAALVIRDDEGTLGRVERFLGEYSQREGVKARLLDVLGEVEGARLESWDGGRWQEL